From a single Limisphaera ngatamarikiensis genomic region:
- a CDS encoding M48 family metallopeptidase, with amino-acid sequence MDFFSAQDQARKRTRRLVLLFTLAVLGIALAVYGAIWGWLRLMEDPGSRGRGAPARASWWEPRVFLFCVGGTLAVVATGSWIRILSLRSGGRSVAESLGGRLIRPDTRDFHERRLLNVVEEMALASGLPVPPVYVLDDEPGINAFAAGYHPTDAVIGVTRGCMQLLNRDELQGVIAHEFSHILNGDMRLNIRLIGWIFGILCLSEVGRILLRFRGRNNPAPLLGLLLMVLGSLGVFFGRLIQAAVSRQREYLADAAAVQFTRNPQGLAGALKKIGGLVHGSVVRHPRASEAAHLFFSSALYRATLWWATHPPLEERIRRLDPAWDGKFPVVTLTPSGEPLGRETLARGGPAPDLASALWGGGRVPAGAVAARVGRPGPAQLRFAAALKSVLPHEVLEAARDVIGAQAVVLGVGLSADPELRHQQKMGLQTRVPPGVYNRLCALEPLLAGIPPGARLPLVQLALPALHGIEAEDFVLFSHALRWLMESDRQIDLFEYTLQRMVRRHLTARFYPERARPVQYYALRPLEPAVRVVLSVLARAGHSDPRQAEHSFQVGWQSLFGNAPAPPLLPAESCGLAQLDAALERLAHASPAIKRRVLEACAAAASADGLLEVQEAELLRAIADALDCPVPPFVEGLQPAS; translated from the coding sequence ATGGATTTCTTTTCCGCACAGGATCAGGCTCGAAAGCGAACCCGCCGGCTCGTACTCCTCTTCACCCTGGCGGTCCTGGGGATTGCCCTGGCTGTTTATGGGGCCATTTGGGGTTGGTTGCGGCTCATGGAAGACCCCGGGTCGCGGGGCAGAGGGGCGCCGGCACGGGCTTCATGGTGGGAACCCCGTGTGTTTTTGTTTTGCGTGGGCGGCACGCTGGCCGTGGTGGCGACGGGCAGCTGGATCCGGATCCTCTCGCTCCGGTCCGGCGGGCGCAGCGTGGCGGAGAGCCTGGGTGGGCGGTTGATTCGTCCCGACACCCGGGACTTTCACGAACGCCGCCTGCTCAACGTGGTGGAAGAAATGGCCCTGGCCTCGGGTTTGCCGGTGCCTCCCGTGTATGTGTTGGATGATGAGCCCGGGATCAATGCATTTGCCGCAGGGTATCATCCCACCGACGCGGTGATTGGCGTGACCCGCGGTTGCATGCAGTTGCTGAACCGGGACGAGCTCCAGGGCGTGATTGCCCACGAATTCAGTCACATTCTCAACGGCGACATGCGGTTGAACATCCGGCTGATCGGCTGGATTTTTGGCATCCTGTGCCTCAGTGAAGTGGGGCGGATTTTGTTGCGCTTTCGGGGCCGCAACAATCCGGCGCCTTTGTTGGGGTTGTTGCTCATGGTCCTGGGATCGCTCGGGGTCTTTTTCGGGCGTCTGATCCAGGCCGCGGTCAGCCGTCAACGCGAGTACCTTGCCGATGCTGCGGCGGTGCAGTTTACCCGCAATCCCCAGGGCCTTGCCGGTGCCCTGAAGAAGATCGGGGGACTGGTGCACGGGTCCGTGGTGCGGCACCCCCGGGCTTCCGAGGCGGCCCACCTCTTTTTCAGCTCGGCCCTGTACAGGGCCACCCTCTGGTGGGCCACGCATCCGCCATTGGAGGAGCGGATCCGCCGACTTGATCCCGCGTGGGACGGAAAGTTCCCCGTCGTGACCCTGACACCCTCCGGCGAACCGTTGGGGCGCGAAACGCTCGCCCGCGGGGGGCCCGCGCCGGACCTGGCAAGTGCGCTTTGGGGTGGGGGACGTGTGCCGGCCGGGGCCGTGGCGGCCCGGGTGGGTCGGCCCGGACCGGCTCAGCTGCGTTTTGCTGCGGCTCTGAAGTCCGTGCTGCCCCATGAGGTATTGGAAGCGGCCCGCGACGTGATCGGCGCCCAAGCCGTCGTGCTGGGCGTGGGGCTCAGTGCCGACCCCGAGTTGCGGCATCAGCAGAAGATGGGACTTCAGACCCGTGTGCCGCCCGGCGTGTACAATCGCCTGTGCGCCCTGGAACCCCTGCTGGCAGGGATACCACCGGGGGCCCGGTTGCCGCTGGTGCAACTGGCCCTGCCGGCGCTCCATGGCATCGAGGCGGAAGATTTTGTCTTGTTCAGCCACGCCCTGCGCTGGTTGATGGAAAGCGACCGGCAAATTGACCTGTTCGAGTACACGCTGCAACGAATGGTGCGGCGCCACTTGACGGCCCGGTTTTACCCCGAGCGCGCCCGGCCGGTGCAATACTACGCACTGCGGCCCTTGGAGCCTGCCGTCCGGGTGGTCCTTTCGGTCCTGGCGCGTGCGGGTCATTCGGATCCGCGGCAGGCCGAACACAGTTTTCAGGTTGGATGGCAGTCCTTGTTTGGAAACGCTCCGGCGCCGCCCCTGCTGCCGGCCGAATCCTGCGGTCTGGCGCAGCTCGATGCGGCGCTCGAACGTCTCGCCCACGCTTCACCGGCGATCAAACGCCGTGTTTTGGAAGCTTGTGCGGCAGCAGCCTCGGCGGACGGGCTGCTCGAGGTTCAGGAGGCCGAGCTGCTCCGTGCCATCGCCGACGCGTTGGATTGCCCTGTGCCACCCTTCGTGGAGGGCCTGCAGCCGGCGTCTTGA
- the recR gene encoding recombination mediator RecR: MNGWPEPLTALITALTRLPGVGRRSAERMALFLVQREPALAQELADAILRARASIHACTRCGALTEASPCRLCTDPRRDDSLLCVVERPTDVLSIERSGSYHGRYHVLGGRISPLEGVEADDLRIAALEQRLQAEPVRELILALGTDVEGEATCHYLARRLARPGLRITRIAHGLPAGTGLEYADEVTLGHALQGRREMT; encoded by the coding sequence ATGAACGGTTGGCCGGAACCGTTGACAGCCCTGATCACGGCGCTGACGCGTCTGCCCGGTGTGGGGCGTCGCTCGGCGGAACGGATGGCGCTGTTTCTGGTGCAACGCGAACCGGCGCTGGCGCAGGAGCTGGCCGACGCGATTCTCCGCGCCCGCGCGAGCATTCACGCCTGCACCCGTTGCGGGGCGTTGACGGAGGCATCGCCCTGCCGACTTTGCACGGACCCGCGCCGGGACGATTCGTTGCTTTGCGTGGTGGAACGGCCGACGGACGTGCTGAGCATCGAGCGTTCGGGCAGCTACCACGGTCGCTACCATGTGCTCGGGGGGCGGATCTCGCCGCTGGAGGGGGTCGAGGCGGACGACCTGCGGATTGCCGCCCTGGAACAACGCCTGCAGGCCGAGCCGGTGCGGGAATTGATTCTGGCCCTGGGAACGGACGTTGAGGGCGAGGCCACGTGCCACTATCTGGCCAGGCGGCTGGCCCGGCCGGGTCTGCGAATCACGCGCATCGCCCACGGCCTGCCGGCGGGCACCGGGTTGGAATACGCCGATGAAGTGACCCTGGGCCATGCCCTCCAGGGCCGGCGGGAGATGACCTGA
- a CDS encoding LemA family protein, translating to MSVLAWIALGLFVLVLLAVFWLIGAYNRLVTLRNRFKNAWAQIDVQLKRRYDLIPNLVETARGYLKHERGTLEAVIAARNAAVQASGRVGANPADPEAMKALVAAEGTLAGTLGRLFALAEAYPDLKANQTMAQLMEELTSTENKIAFARQAYNDAVMVYNTQRESFPTNIVAGMFNFGPAELFQVEKPEERAAPRVSFS from the coding sequence ATGAGCGTGTTGGCATGGATCGCATTGGGTTTGTTTGTGTTGGTGTTGCTTGCGGTGTTCTGGCTGATTGGTGCCTACAATCGGCTGGTCACGTTGCGCAACCGGTTCAAGAACGCGTGGGCGCAGATCGACGTGCAATTGAAGCGTCGTTATGACCTGATACCGAACCTGGTGGAGACGGCCAGGGGTTACCTGAAACACGAGCGCGGCACGTTGGAGGCAGTGATCGCCGCGCGCAACGCCGCCGTGCAGGCCAGCGGTCGCGTGGGGGCCAATCCGGCCGATCCCGAAGCCATGAAAGCCCTTGTGGCGGCCGAGGGAACACTGGCCGGCACGCTGGGCCGGTTGTTCGCCCTGGCCGAGGCCTACCCGGATCTGAAAGCCAATCAGACCATGGCGCAGCTGATGGAGGAACTGACGTCCACCGAAAACAAGATCGCCTTTGCACGCCAGGCATACAACGACGCCGTGATGGTTTACAACACGCAGCGGGAGAGTTTCCCCACCAACATCGTGGCCGGAATGTTCAACTTCGGGCCGGCTGAACTGTTCCAGGTGGAAAAGCCCGAGGAACGTGCTGCGCCGCGGGTGTCGTTCAGTTGA
- a CDS encoding HAD family hydrolase, with translation MTTVRPEIVVFDLGKVLLDFDYRIAARRIAERSRATEIEVRDVLDSPDLLCRYESGRIGREEFFETVRARTGFRGDLAEFAHCFADIFWPIEPMVAVQARLRERGIPTWLFSNTNDLAMEHIRRHFPFVHNFDGVVLSYEVRSMKPAPGMYEVLERLTGRQGPQIAYLDDRPENVQAGLDRGWQAWVHTDPESSRQRLAELGLL, from the coding sequence ATGACAACTGTACGACCTGAAATCGTGGTGTTCGACCTAGGAAAGGTGCTGCTGGACTTTGATTATCGGATTGCCGCGCGACGGATTGCCGAGCGCAGTCGGGCGACCGAAATCGAGGTTCGGGATGTGCTGGATTCCCCGGATCTGCTGTGTCGGTACGAGAGCGGTCGGATCGGCCGGGAAGAGTTTTTCGAGACGGTGCGGGCACGCACCGGGTTCCGCGGCGACCTGGCCGAGTTCGCCCATTGCTTTGCCGACATTTTCTGGCCCATCGAACCCATGGTGGCGGTGCAGGCCCGTCTGCGGGAACGCGGGATTCCCACCTGGTTGTTTTCGAACACGAACGACCTGGCCATGGAACACATCCGCCGGCATTTCCCCTTCGTCCACAACTTCGACGGCGTGGTGCTCTCGTACGAGGTGCGGTCCATGAAGCCGGCTCCCGGCATGTACGAGGTCCTGGAACGGCTGACCGGCAGGCAGGGCCCGCAGATTGCCTATTTGGACGATCGACCCGAAAACGTACAGGCGGGTTTGGACCGCGGTTGGCAGGCGTGGGTTCATACCGACCCGGAATCCAGCCGGCAACGCCTTGCCGAGTTGGGGCTGTTGTGA